The genomic region GAACAAAGAGTTTCATTCCAAACCACATCGTTGCATGCTCCTCGTGGGAGTCCAACCAGGGCCGTGCGCAGTCAACTCAGATGTATATAGTTTGCCCACTTCAAGTTCTGCAGACACCCTCCAAGTGCAGTTGCAGCTGTGGTTACCGTCCGGACCCTGTGAGACCGTCATCCCGCTCCGGTTCGCTGGCCAGGACCAGCATCCCTGCTACCTTTCCTCGGGCACCCCGGGGTAGAGGAGGCGGGCCGCGGGACCGCGACACGCGCACCTTTTAAATTCGAGTATTGTCACAGTTTAGCCTTTCACTCCAGGACTGCGATCTCGTTGGACTTTCCACCGGGCCCCCCAACCCCTACAATCTATTCTCAACAGTGATTCTTTTCAAGCCCAACTCAGGACTGGCCCCTCTTCTGACCAGCGCTGTCGGGCTCAGCCGCACCTGGAGGAAAGCTCTGACCCCTCACCCCGCTGAAACTGCACCAGTCTTGGTCCTGCCTCACCTGTCCCAGCCGtccttctgcctggaattctctccctcccctcccgtgGGGGTCTTCTCGATGCCTCCTCATCCCGGAGGTCCGTGTGTCCTGCACGGTCAGGTCCTCAGCCCCCAGCACAGAACACAGGACAATCTGCACCTTCCCCTGGACTCAGAAATGTTACTTGGATTAACGCcttcaggatttttttctttctttttaaaaattttctattgatttgagaaacagggagagagagagagaggcatcaagtcattgttccacttagttgttccatttcattgtgtactCACTGGTTGCTCCTGGTACCTGCCCTGACCTggatgacgctctatctactgaaccacccggccagggccgcatttatGATTTTCTATCCTATTTAAGGCTTTAAACAAtaaggaaaaaacccccacaaaaacctCCCCTTCTTTCCACTTTTATAATTTCATATGTTACATGTAAACTTGGAAGCCCCTGTAGTGACTCCGGCTGTCCAGGGAGCTgctcccctgccccgccccccgcgcctcctccctcttttccggtctccttcccttccttccccttacTTCTCGCCACACCTCGCccctccttctgctcctccctttccctaACGCCCCGCCCCTAGCTCGCTTCCGCTCTCCCCCTCCCAGTCGTCTTCCACCCACATCCTTTTCCCCGCCCCCAGGTGGTTTGCGCAAGCGCACTAGGGCCGCGCGCGGAGACCTGGGAgccggcgggggcggggcagcgAAGGCGTGGGCCCAACGGCCAACGCGGCCGCGCGGGAACACTAGCGGCAGGCCCCACCCCCGGTTTGAATCAGAGGCCCCGCCCCTGATCTCAGCCAATCAGCGGGAGGGGAGCCCGGCGCCGGGCGACCCCTTTGTGGGCGTTGAGTGGCCCCGCCCCTCGCTCGGCGGCGGATGGCGGCGGCGAGGACGGCGGACGGCCAGGTGAGCGTTCGTTCTCGGCTCCCGGTTCCTCCGCCTCGGCGGCCCCCGGAGGGCGCGTAGGCACTCGCGGGCGGCCCTCGCCGCCCGGGGAGCGGCGGGGCGCGGGGGCGGTGGGTCTCCCGGGTCGGGGGCAGCGGGGAGGAAACACGGGGGGCCCGCCGGGGGTCCGGGGGTGGCGGGGGTTCGGAGGAGCAGGCGCGACCCTGTTAACCGTGGCCCCCCGTCCCCCGCCCGGCCCGTCGAGTCGTCAGCCGCCTGGGATTCCCTCTGGTGCGGCCGCAGCCTCAACTTTCGCTGCCCTGCCCCATTTGAACCCCAAAGGAACAACAACTTCGTGGCTGGAACCAAATTGGGAGCTCTTTTTTGATAGGAGAAGCGCTTAAAATGGTTTACCGGGCTGTTTGTGACGTGATGGTGTCCGTAGGGAAGCCCCCACCCTTCTTCCGCGTGACTTGGAAAAGGTCAGGgcaggctcctcctcctcctgacccCAGGGACCCTCCTTGAAGACCTGGGGAGACTCTGGGCAGCCTCTTAACCCTCTGTGTTCAGTTTACATCTCTGACCAGAGCGCCCCgtggctgcccctctctctcaTCCACTCGGCCACCCACCTACCCAGCAACCCATCTGTCTATGAACCCACCCACGCATCCACCCATCCGTCTACgtactcacccacccacccacgcaTCCACCCACCCGTCTACGTACCCACCCACCCACGCATCCACCCATCCGTCTACGTACTCACCCACCCACGCATCCACCCATCCGTCTACGTACCCACCCACCCACGCATCCACCCATCCGTCTACGTACCCACCCACCCACGCATCCACCCATCCGTCTACGTACCCACCCACCCACGCATCCACCCATCCGTCTACGTACTCACCCACCCACGCATCCACCCATCCGTCTACGtactcacccacccatccaccaaCTCACCCATTCCTTCTTCCATCCTCTCTCCTACCCTCCCTCCCATCCACCCAGGCAGCCACGTAGTCAGTCACCCGTACATCCTTCCTGTTGTCCATCCACCTGCCCTGCCCCACACCCATTGTGATCTATCCTGGCGGTGACTCTAGGTTTCCTTCTTAATCTCCGGGCCTTGTAAAACGAGGAGTGGGTGGTGGGTATTAGCAATGGAACACGTGAATTTCATCTTAGGTCCTTGTAGCAAAACGCAGTTTGCAGACCGCATAATGTCTTCCAAGACGACCCAGTCAGGGGCACATTTCTCTGGAGCCCTAAAGGGCAGGGTGGCCTCCCGCAGTGTTCGATTTGAGAGGCTTTCCACTTTGTCTCTGGGTTTTAGTTGCTTTGTCAAGGGATGCTAAGGATATTTTGCAATGGTTTCCCTGCTCGACTTGGCTCTTAACGGTCGGTGAGGGCCGGCGAGGATGATGCCGTCCTCAGAGCTGGCGCTCTGCCTGGCTTCTGGTACAATCTCGTTTAAGCTTCCCAGTCCAGTGGAGACCGACGGGGAGGGGCGTGGGCAGGAGGCGACACCACAGTCCCAGACCCTGGCTGGCACGAGAACTGTCTGCGGTGGGCTCCTGGTGCCTGCCCCGCCGCACTGCACAGTCAGCCCGGGAGGCGACATGCTGTGACTCGGAAAAGTACCAGGAACTCGCTTCCACATCTTGGAGGCCAGCTTAGCTTTACATTTTCAAAAGCTCATTGTCCCCAAAATGGGATTACCAGGAAAGGAGGCCCCCAGGTAACAATTTGCAGGGAGAGCTGTGGTCAAATAGAGGGTTTCCCTGCTGGGTTTCCTCTGCTGAGTTGGCAGCCTGTGTGCTGCAAGGTCAGGACGTGGGACCCAGTTCACTGTTCTTTCTAAAAGAGCCAAGGGTCCTGGCCACATGGCTGTTTGGTTAGAACTTTTTCCTCCCATACTGaagttgtgggttggatccctggtcagggcacatacaagaatcagccaatgacagcatgaataagtggagcaacaaaccgatgtttttcttctctctctccctctctctgtgtgtctttttctaaaaataaattaaaactaaaacaagccaagaataatatatatatattttttaggtgagaggaggagagatactgtggtagactcctgcatgcgccctgaccgggatctaccaagcaaccccatctagggtcaatgctggagtaccaagctatttttagcacctgaggttgacatgcttggaccaatcaagctatcctcagcacccagggacacactggaaccaatcaagacactggctatgggaggggtagagagagacaaggggagagaagcagatggttgctactcctgtgtaccctgactaggaatcaaacccaggatgttcatacactgggttcacagtctatccactgagccactagccatggccaaaaataatatactgctcacaaaaattaggggatatttcaaaatgaatatgaagcaataaaatatcccctattttttgtgagcagtatattaagttTAATATCAACTTCATACAACTGCTCTATGTTCAGGTAttgccatgttttatttttaccctttttagagagagagaaacaccaatttattGTTTGACCTATCCATGCACTTACTATatatgccctgagcagggattgaacctgcaaccttagcagatcaggacgacgctctaaccaactgtgttACCTGACCAGGGCCAGCCATGTTTTGTAATTAAAGGTgaaattcataataaaatgtcGGTTAaggttattgcctgaccaggcggtggcgcaatgggagcgtcggactgggatgcctaggacccaggttcgagacccgaggtcatctggtttgagcgcgggctcatctggtttgagcaaaccgcctaccagttggctcagcggtagagcgtcagcctagcgtgcggaggacccgggttcgattcctggccagggcacataggagaagcgcccatttgcttctccacccctccgccgcgccttcctctctgtctctctcttcccctcccgcagccaaggctccattggagcaaagatggcccgggcgctggggatggctctgtggcctctgcctcaggcgctagagtggctctggtcgcaacatggcgatgcccaggatgggcagaacatcgccccctggtgggcgtgccgggtggatcccggtcgggcgcatgcgggagtctgtctgactgtctctccctgtttccagcttcagaaaaatgcaaaaaaaaaaaaaaacaaaaaacccaaaaaaacgcctaccagcttgaacccaaggttactggctccagcaaggggttactcggtctgctgaaggcccacggtcaaggcacatatgagaaagtaatcaatgaacaactaaggtgttgcaacgcgcaatgaaaaactaatgattgatgcttctcatctctcttcgttcctgtctgtctttggccctctctctgactctctcactgtaaaaaaaataaaataaaatgtcggTTATGACCTTTGCAGGTTTTAGCTGAAAGAGAGGGCAGGGAAGTTCCCTAAATTTGCTACTGGAACATGTTTCCAGTCAAAGAAAGTGTGTGTTTTATTCCAGGTAACAAGTGCCTGAAATTCACTTTATAGCAACAGCTGGTGAGAAATGTCAGACCCACAGTGTGGGGTGCTGGCCTCATACCCAGACTTGGACACCACTGGTCTCAAGACAGACCCGGCTGGCTGCGTCTCCCTGTTTTTTCTCTGATGCAGTGTCTCGCAGCAGAGCTGGTCCTGTGACAGACTGAGAGTGTTGAGTTGCCTTAAAAACCTGAggcatgggcctgacctgtggtggtgcagtgggataaagcgttgacctggaacactgaggttgccggtttgaaaacttgggcttgcctggtcaagtcacatatgggagttgatgcttcctgctcctcccccttctctctctttctctcccctctctctaaaaatcaataaataaaatattaaaaaaaaaaacaaacaaaaaaaacccgagGCACGCCTGGCTGTGGCTGACAGTCATAGTGACTGGTTGGGTCAGAGCCGAGCCTGTCCCAACCCTCCTATTAGAATCTGGGGGTCTGTATTTCTTCCAGCCTCTTGGGGTATTGGCATCACTGTGTGAGATGGGTGTGGTGGGCCTGGGTCTCCCTTTGCCTTGGAGATTCTCTGGGTGGCTCCACCCCCTATGAGAACTCAATTTGTCTGTTcctcctttttgtctgtctggtCAGTATTTAGTCTGCAGGAGACCTAAGGGTAGAGCACAGTGATATGGGCAGGTTTTGAGTGGGATTTGGGCATTTACACATCCTGCAAGACCTGGCCGATTGCAGAGGTAATGGAGGTGGATAAAGGTAATAATGTGTTGTTCATAACTCAGTGGAGAGTCGGGCTTTGCAGTTAGTACGCCCTTGGAGTGTGGGAGATTCCGTCCCCCTATTAGAAAGGATAAGAACCCTCAGGTGAGGACTTTGCAGAGCGTTATGCTGGGCCAGGCCCGCCTGGGGGGTCTGCgtccccacctctgccccagcACCTCTCAGGGTCCCTACAGAACCATACTGTGCTGACTCTGTCCCAAACACAAGTGTCTGAAGGTGGTCCTCACAGGCTACCTTCTGGGCTCAGCCTGACCCCTTTCCCTGAACCCGGGCTCTGGGTGACCGCCTGCACTGGTGGGGTTGGACCGGCTGCCCGTGATAATGAATGAGTCTGCAGGCACTTTGCTGCTGAGGGGTTTGGAGCATGGGGGAGTGATTTAGTAAGACTGAACATGTCCTCGGCAGTCCAGTGTGGCTGGGGTCACAGCTCTGAGACACGTGGGGCCAGGTCTGGatgctttagaccaggggtccccaaactttttacacagggggccagttcactgtcccttagaccgttggagggccggactataaaaaaaactatgaatagccctggccggttgcctcagcggtagagtgtcagcctggcgtgcgggggacccgggttcgattcccggcctgggcacataggagaagcacccatttgcttctccacccccaccctctccttcctctctgtctctctcttcccctcccgcagccaagattccattggagcaaagatggcctgggcgctggggatggctccttggcctctgcccaggcgctagagtggctctggtcgcagcagagagacgccccggaggggcagagcatcgccccctggtgggcagagcgttgccccatggtgggcgtgccgggtggatcccagtcgggcgcatgcgggagtctgtctgactgtctttccccgtttccagcttcaggaaaaaaacaaaaaacaaaacaaaaaaaaactatgaacaaattcctatgcacactgcacatatcttattttaaagtaaaaaaacaaaacgggaacaaatacaatatttaaaataaagaacaagtaaatttaaatcaacaaactgaccaatatttcagtgggaactatgctcctctcactgaccaccaatgaaagaggtgcccttccagaagtgcggcgggggccggataaatggcctcagggggctgcatgtggcccgcaggccgtagtttggggacccctgctttagactgaGGTGAATAGTGGGTTCACCCActattgtctgtctgtcttgatTGTCATCAGGTGTCATTAGGACGGGGTACTGAACGGATGCTGTGTGCAGGTTGACGAGTGCACGTGCTGTTAGGTGTGTTTTTGTTCCAGCCAGCTCTGTGGTCCGCTCTGCTGCTCTGCAACCTGTCAGCTTGCTGGTCTGCAGGCCGTGCAAGTGGGCTCCCATGGGACCTGCTTCTTGTCCTTGCTTTTTGATTCAGCATGTTTTGAGTTCATTTGCCTGTATTGTGGTGTGGCTGCCGAGTCGTGTTCCATTGTCAAATATGGCATCGTGTGCCCATGGCTTCTGCTGGGCAACAAGCTGGTGGTGGAGGCCTGTGGAGCACAGTGGGCTTGTGGGAAAGGGGGCACCGGTAGTGCTGGGATAGTCCTAAAGGGCAGGTCAGTGCAGAAGAACCTGGGGAAGGTCACCATGTGCCCGAGATGCTCCCTTGTCCTGGTAGAGGCCCCAAGGGATCTCTGGCTGGGACTGTCAACGCAGCCTGAGCAAGAACCCGCGTCACCAAAACTAGGGAGATGGCGAGCGGTGTGAGGGCCGTGCCGTGCGTGGGGTCACGACAGTGTTTGTGCATTGGGGTAAACGTGCACTGTCACAAGTGACCGGGAACATGTACCTGATGTGCGCAGTGTGGTCAGCAGGAAAGCAGAACCTGTGATGAGCTCAACTCCACAGACCAGGAAGTGCTTAGAGAGAGCACGGGAGCCAGCCTGGTGACAAGGGCCCCCGCGGGCAGGGGGCTTGCCCCATTGGTCACAGTGAGGGCGGGAGTAAGGGAACCTCACCACAGGCATAGAGGCCACCCCGCCCACCCCCACTTCTGTGGCATCCTGACCTTCTGGGGACCCTGGCTCCTAATAGGGAACGAGGATCCAATTACGCTATTTCCGTTGAGTGTGGTTTGGATCCTAAATTCAATCAGTCATCAGGCAACATAGTTTTAGGTTTtgttgaaaatacttttttatttttatttatttttttcatttttttaaaatcatttttttaaagattttatttattcattttagagagaggagagagaagggagggaggagcagaaagcatcaacttccatatgtgccttgaccagggaagcccagtgttttgaaccagcgacctcagtgttccaggttgatgcttttacctgctgcaccaccgcaggtcaggccaaatttttattttttttatttttttttacagggacagagagagagtcagatagagggatagacagggacagacagacagacaggaacagagagagatgagaagcatcaatcatcagtttttcgttgagacaccttagttgttcattgatttctttctcatatgtgccttgaccgtgggccttcagcagactaacccTTTGCTTGAGTGTTGAAAATACTAAAAGCCAAAGAGGTGACGTGACTTGCCACAAAAGAACCCTTGAAACTTCATCTTTTTCCTTATTAGCAcagggtgtcttttttttttttttttttttttgtatttttctgaagctggaaacggggagagacagtcagacagactctcacatgcgcccgaccgggatccacccggcacgcccaccaggggcgacgctctgcccctccgggggtcactctgccgagaccagagccactctagtgcctggggcagaggccaaggagccatccccagcgctcgggccatccttgctccaatggagccttagctgcgggaggggaagagagagacagagaggaaggagggggagggggggtgaagaagcaaatgggcgcttctcctatgtgccctggccgggaatcgaacccgggtcccccgcacgccaggccgacgctctactgctgagccaaccggccagggctacagggtgtctttttatagttttacataatttttttattttagtgagaggagggaaggcagagaaacagactcccacatgcatcctgggaggagaaaagagagacggagaagggggaggggtggagaagcagatgggcgcttctcctgtgtgccctggctggggatcgaacccaggacttccacatgctgggccaacactctaccactgcgccaaccggccagggccggtttgaCATAATCTCACATTCTCAGTATAGTACTTAGCGATTTTAAGCTAGTGACTTTTAAATGAGTGATGGGGATGGGATGTGACAGTTGAATTTGCTGCTAAGACAGAAAACTTGAATCCTTATTTCCAGAAGTAATTGGGATATTTTTATGTCTTGGTGGTAAACTATGGTTTATGTACAAATAGTCCGTGCACTGGTGTGTGAGGTGTTGGACAGAAGGGCTGGGAGGTGTCAGGCTGTGTTGATGGGGTAGACCTGCTTGCCGTTCTGGGGAACTTTGTCTTGTAGGGAGAAGAAGCTGTGGtcacttagttttaaaatttttttacttagaaGTAATTATGAATTCACAGGAAGTTGCAAAGAATTGTCCCTAGTGTCATTCCCCCAGGTGGCTACAGAGCTCaatcaggggtgggggggggtgtgtgcgcgcgcgcggcCACGCCCACTCCATCTCCTTGCCCTGTTCAGAATGTCACAGTGGTGAGGTGGCTTTCCCACACAGCAGTTCCTGTGAGGTCCGTGAAGATGCCATTATGTCGCTGGCCAGTCTCCCGCTGCTGAGTGCGGGGTGGGCACAGCACCTCAGCCTCCTGTGGCTGCGGGCTTGCTTCCAGTGTGTGGCTGTGACTGCTGTGAACGTGCTTGTACATGTTTTTGCTGGAATGTTGGGTTTCCGTTCCTCGGGGATACATGCCCAGGGACACTTAATGTTTTACAGTGTGAAGTACACAGGAGGTGAGAGCTACAGTGTTGAAATCAGAGAACGGGGCTGTTTTCTGTCTAAGGGCAGGGCTGGCCCTGGTGAACCTTGAGAGGTGCTGGGGGGCACTGCAGCCAGGTCCCCTTCGTGCAGAAGCCCCATCCTTGTGGCTGTCCTGCGCCCCCCGTTCCAGCACTCCCACAGGGAGCTGCAGGACTGGTGATTTTGAAAAAGGAAGTCCAAAAATTTACATCGTAAAAAGCTTCTTATCCTCCTTAAGAATAACTGGAATGaatcatttgaaataaaaacgCTTAGCTACATAACAAACCTGAGAAGAGAAAAACTTAACGTTGCAGTGTAACTTGTTCTAGAGAGGGTGGtcctgggtggggggaggtgccCACGGGGTGCTTGCCTTGTAACCCTAACACCTCTCAGCTGAGAGTCACTGGAGAACAGGTCTTTGTGCTTCTGCTTCTCACCGCCGGCAATGCCACCCTGAGCATCCACGACCTGCAGCCAGTCTATCTGGGAGCCTAGGGGACCAGGGAGGGCCTGGCAGAGCGTCAGGACCCACAGGTGGAGGCAGGTGGCTGCGCCCCTGGTCGCCTGGAAGGTGGTGAACATCGTCCAGGGACTTGGGCCCCACAGGGGACTCTGAGGGGACATGCGGCATTGTCCTCTGCACTGTGGGTCTCTCTAGCTCCTCATAGGACCGGTGCGGGGGCGTGGCGCAGACCCCTGTGTGCAGCACTGGCTTGGGTCAGGACCCGCTGTAACTCGGTGTCCGTGGCGGGCGTGCTGTCAGAGGGGCGGGTGTGTTCTGCCTGCACCCTGTCCTGGCAGCCCGCCCTTGCTCTCTGGGCTGGAGGGTCATTtcgcttccctcctcctccctccagcacCAGAACTTGGGGTTGAGTTGAAGGTTTTCAGCCCCAGCTCCTTAAACATATTCCTCCCATGTTTAACCTATTTGTTTTTGCCAGTGAAGACGGGTTTGGTTTAGAGGTGTGTGGTTCGTGCACACGGTCACAGCTTCCGAGTGGCTGTGAGTGAAAGGCTGCGCAGAGGAAGGGCACCACGCTTGGTGCCCCTCTCCCAGGGCCCTCGGCGGTGTCTGCAAGGGGCTCTGACACGTGCTAAGGGGCTCTCCCTCACTTTCCGCAGGACATGATGTTTGCACGAGGGCTGAAGAGAAAGTGCCCTGACGGCGAGGAGGTGGAGGGCACCCTGGCCGTGCCCTCCTACAGCCTGCAGCGGCAGTCACTGCTGGACATGTCCCTGGTCAAGCTGCAGCTGTGCCACATGCTGGTCGAGCCCAACCTCTGCCGCTCAGTCCTCATAGCCAACACGGTCCGGCAGATCCAGGAGGAGATGGCCCAGGATGGGACGTGGCGGGTGCCAGCGCCCCAGACTGCAGGGCGGGGGCCTCTGGACCGGCTCGTCTCCACGGACATCCTGTGTCGTGCAGCCTGGGAGCAGCAGGGGGTGTGTCCTGCTCCTGACGCAGCCGGCAGCTCCGCGCCGGACCTGGTACCGGAACTGCCCACGGCCCCCTGTGCGCAGGCGCTGAGGGGTGCACAGAGCTGTGTTTGGGAAGCGGACAGCCCTCGGGAAAACAGAGGAAGCTTTCAGAAGTCTCTGGATCAAATATTCGAAACACTTGAGAGCAAAGCCCCCAGCTCGGTGGAAGGGCTGTTTGCGGAGGTGGACAGCCCCTACTATGACCTGGACGCTGTGCTGACAGGCATGGTGGGCGGCAAGGCCAGTCCTGGCGATGGGCTGGAGGCCTTGGCCTCTGTGGGCGCCCCGCCCCCTGGCTCCAGCTGCAAGCGGGACCTGGGCGAGCTGGACCACGTGGTGGAGATCCTGGTGGAGACTTGAGCCTGCCCTGTAGTGAGCTGTCAGGCCACAGACAGCCCGGAGCAGCAGCTGACCGCAGGGTCAGCCCTGGTTTCTGTCGTAATCACAAGAACGTCTCAGAACTGTGCCCAGTCTGCCGGCCGCTCTCCCCGACCAGGCACTGGGCCGTTTCCTGCAGGCTGACCACCCTGCGCCTGCCCTGGGCCTTGTCCACTCTGAACTCTGAGTCCCCCCACAGCTCCACAGAGGGTGTGGGCAGCGGCCAGCTGCATCTGCCTTGTTTAACTTTAGATAggtgaatgttttaaaattaagttttatatgTTTTGGGCAATATTTTGgcttaagatatatttttttaactttttatacttttctctttagattttttcagctattttcttaaaagtatattttttctataaacatCCTCTGCTGCTAATTAGAAACTTTTATAACCTGAACACTTGCAGTTGGTGTGTTTAGTTTTTTAAGGTTTGTTCATGTGATGTTCAGTCCCCGAGTCAGTCAGCAGTGTGTATCTCGGCTCTCGCTGGGGCCTGCGTGGAACGTGTCCATGGGCTGTCACCGTCGGGCCTCTGGTGGGAGGGCCCCCTTTTGTGCCTGAGTCAGG from Saccopteryx leptura isolate mSacLep1 chromosome 6, mSacLep1_pri_phased_curated, whole genome shotgun sequence harbors:
- the CDCA4 gene encoding cell division cycle-associated protein 4, with protein sequence MAAARTADGQDMMFARGLKRKCPDGEEVEGTLAVPSYSLQRQSLLDMSLVKLQLCHMLVEPNLCRSVLIANTVRQIQEEMAQDGTWRVPAPQTAGRGPLDRLVSTDILCRAAWEQQGVCPAPDAAGSSAPDLVPELPTAPCAQALRGAQSCVWEADSPRENRGSFQKSLDQIFETLESKAPSSVEGLFAEVDSPYYDLDAVLTGMVGGKASPGDGLEALASVGAPPPGSSCKRDLGELDHVVEILVET